A genomic window from Paenibacillus sp. FSL K6-0276 includes:
- a CDS encoding insulinase family protein: MSRLTTGNIYYGFQVVNEEFIREIDSAVFTMEHLKSGARLLFVQNQDDNKVFSVSFRTPPEDSTGVFHILEHSVLCGSEKYPVKEPFVELLKGSMQTFLNAFTFGDKTMYPVASRNDQDFSNLMEVYLDSVFQPNIYKQQEIFEQEGWHYELQHPEDELIYKGVVYNEMKGSYSSPTTVLMDRIKKSLYPDTIYRHSSGGDPQEIPALTYEQFLKAHSNYYHPSNSYFYLYGDVNIEEKLKFIDQEYLSRYERNSFDTSIPLQQPIGMSELVADYPILEAEAATDKTYLSLNYVIGTSTDRELNLAFDILKSMLMDSNAAPLKQALLESGLGKDAFAFYSDSMVQPLLGITLTHSNASSKDAFVELVKTTLKRLAQDGLDEKLVLAAVNSKGFELREADFNQYPKGLTYNIEVMKSWLYDGQPTTHMRYEEVLTAIREKLADRYFEKLIEDYLLNSDHCSVVVLNPSKTIAAEKEASTQHQLSEYKASLQPDQLEQLVQSTQHLLARQSRADAAEDLQKLPSLSLQDINRSVEPQVPTHEQVHEGIKVIHHEVATHKIAYCKLYWDTGVVAPERIPYLVLLAEVLGQMETASYSIEELTSEIGIKTGGIYFRNELFGAAKATGASYQPKFSALVKVMAGHIGESLDLLREILYTSALDNLTKLQEIVRREASQMESILNQRGNEIAASRLMSYFSDMGAYQEQQGGVTYYRFIRELAQTFDQQGAEVADTLKDICRVLFNSKNLIISVTGTPDLYEEFVANVAKLDIQDRPVLNMPKLTAQGHADNEGFMSSSQVQYVVKGYDFNKLGFTYSGKMQVLKKILSLTYLWNAVRVKGGAYGGSLILRRDGMMLFTSYRDPNLQETLEVYDQAYRFAEGYEADQGEMTKAIIGTLSMLDQPLSPSAQGRRADRHYFEQVTGAELQQERDEILSATPEDIRQYADLLKAVTEQNYFTVVGNASKLKSAKALFGSLEELVI, encoded by the coding sequence ATGAGCCGCTTGACCACAGGCAACATTTATTATGGATTTCAGGTCGTTAATGAGGAATTTATTCGGGAGATCGATTCCGCCGTATTCACGATGGAACATCTGAAGAGCGGTGCCAGGCTGCTGTTCGTGCAGAATCAGGATGACAATAAGGTATTCAGCGTAAGTTTCAGGACCCCACCTGAGGATAGCACAGGGGTCTTTCATATTTTGGAGCATTCCGTATTGTGCGGTTCGGAGAAATATCCGGTGAAGGAACCTTTTGTAGAATTGCTCAAGGGCTCGATGCAGACGTTCCTGAACGCATTTACGTTTGGGGATAAGACGATGTATCCGGTGGCGAGCCGGAATGATCAGGATTTCTCCAATTTGATGGAGGTCTACCTGGACAGTGTTTTTCAGCCGAATATTTATAAGCAACAGGAGATTTTTGAGCAAGAGGGCTGGCATTACGAGCTTCAGCATCCCGAAGATGAGTTAATCTATAAAGGCGTGGTTTACAACGAGATGAAGGGTTCATATTCCTCGCCGACTACGGTATTGATGGACAGAATCAAAAAGTCATTATATCCGGACACGATTTACCGCCATTCCTCAGGTGGAGATCCACAGGAGATTCCTGCACTAACGTATGAGCAGTTTCTTAAAGCGCACAGCAATTATTATCATCCGTCCAACAGTTATTTTTATCTCTACGGAGACGTTAATATTGAAGAAAAGCTGAAATTTATAGACCAAGAATATCTCAGTCGTTATGAACGAAACAGCTTCGATACTTCCATTCCCCTACAACAGCCCATTGGAATGTCGGAGCTGGTAGCGGATTATCCGATTCTGGAAGCAGAAGCAGCCACTGATAAGACTTATTTGAGTCTGAATTATGTGATTGGAACTTCTACAGATCGGGAACTGAACCTCGCTTTTGATATTTTAAAAAGTATGCTGATGGACAGCAACGCAGCTCCGCTCAAGCAAGCCTTACTCGAAAGCGGACTGGGCAAAGACGCGTTTGCTTTTTATTCCGACAGTATGGTTCAACCGCTGCTTGGTATTACGCTGACGCATTCCAATGCCTCCTCCAAAGATGCCTTCGTGGAGCTGGTGAAGACTACATTAAAGCGTTTGGCCCAGGACGGACTAGATGAGAAGCTGGTGCTGGCAGCGGTCAACAGCAAGGGATTTGAACTGCGGGAAGCGGACTTTAACCAGTATCCGAAGGGTCTTACTTACAATATCGAAGTGATGAAGTCCTGGCTCTATGACGGTCAGCCGACTACTCACATGCGCTATGAAGAGGTGCTCACGGCCATTCGGGAAAAGCTTGCGGACCGTTATTTTGAGAAGCTGATTGAGGACTATTTGCTGAACAGTGATCATTGCAGTGTGGTGGTGCTGAACCCGTCCAAGACGATCGCAGCTGAAAAGGAAGCATCCACTCAGCATCAATTGAGTGAATACAAAGCGTCACTGCAACCAGATCAGTTGGAGCAGCTTGTTCAGAGTACACAGCATCTTCTGGCGCGGCAGAGTCGTGCGGATGCAGCCGAAGATTTACAGAAGCTACCGAGCTTGTCTTTACAGGATATTAACCGCAGCGTAGAACCTCAGGTGCCGACCCATGAACAAGTCCATGAGGGCATAAAGGTGATCCACCATGAGGTAGCTACCCATAAGATTGCTTACTGCAAGCTTTATTGGGATACGGGTGTTGTAGCTCCTGAACGAATTCCTTATTTGGTGCTATTGGCTGAGGTATTGGGCCAAATGGAGACTGCCTCTTACAGCATTGAAGAGCTCACCAGTGAAATCGGGATCAAAACTGGGGGCATATATTTCAGGAATGAGCTCTTTGGCGCTGCAAAAGCTACGGGGGCGAGTTATCAGCCTAAATTCTCTGCGCTGGTGAAGGTGATGGCGGGGCATATTGGTGAATCACTGGACCTGCTGCGAGAGATACTCTATACAAGTGCGCTCGACAATCTGACCAAGCTGCAGGAAATCGTCCGCCGGGAAGCCTCGCAGATGGAATCAATTCTGAATCAAAGAGGGAATGAGATTGCAGCCAGCCGCCTGATGTCCTATTTCTCGGATATGGGAGCGTATCAGGAACAACAGGGCGGCGTTACTTATTACCGCTTTATCCGCGAGCTTGCCCAGACGTTCGATCAGCAGGGGGCCGAGGTGGCGGACACGCTGAAGGATATCTGCAGGGTTTTATTCAATTCGAAGAATTTGATCATCAGCGTGACCGGTACACCTGATTTGTATGAAGAATTCGTTGCTAATGTAGCGAAGCTAGATATTCAGGATCGGCCAGTGCTGAATATGCCTAAACTTACGGCACAGGGACATGCGGACAATGAAGGATTCATGTCTTCCAGCCAGGTGCAATATGTGGTCAAGGGATACGACTTCAACAAGCTAGGATTTACGTATTCCGGCAAAATGCAGGTGCTCAAGAAAATCTTGAGCCTCACCTATCTGTGGAATGCCGTGCGCGTGAAGGGCGGTGCTTATGGCGGAAGCCTGATTCTGCGGAGAGATGGAATGATGCTGTTCACTTCCTACCGTGATCCCAATTTGCAGGAGACGCTGGAGGTTTATGATCAGGCGTATCGTTTTGCTGAGGGATATGAAGCGGATCAAGGCGAGATGACCAAAGCGATTATCGGCACCCTGTCCATGTTGGACCAGCCGCTGAGTCCAAGCGCACAGGGGCGACGGGCGGACCGGCATTATTTTGAACAAGTGACCGGGGCCGAGCTGCAGCAGGAACGGGATGAAATCTTGTCGGCCACACCGGAAGACATCAGACAGTACGCCGATTTGCTTAAGGCAGTGACGGAACAGAATTATTTCACTGTAGTCGGCAATGCATCCAAGCTGAAATCGGCAAAAGCTTTATTCGGAAGTCTAGAGGAACTAGTGATTTGA
- a CDS encoding AraC family transcriptional regulator: MFRSSFTFRSEEEASMLLFDSIGWEQVDSPAYSFNGQNRTERSCVIFQYTLSGEGRIEIDGVVHRLTKGKAFLVTVPSIHRYYYPEEGTEPWEVLWLNLRGPLAISLWSQLAAHCGPIVELPQESVSMDLLWSIFKDIQVHEERDLHLLTGKVFQWILSMEKYLKKPNLLTTYIKNDKLHAAIQFMKDDLHNNNLSLDDVAAHVGVSKHHLCRLFQKNINLSPFEYLKRRRIELAASKLKTTDLTINQIATETGFDNASYFGKVFRSYFGVNPSTYREQDLEFLTKHVFFEN, encoded by the coding sequence ATGTTCCGTTCCTCCTTTACCTTTCGCTCGGAAGAAGAAGCATCCATGCTTCTGTTTGATTCTATCGGCTGGGAACAAGTCGATTCACCTGCCTATTCATTCAACGGCCAGAACCGGACGGAGAGAAGTTGTGTTATTTTTCAGTACACACTATCTGGAGAGGGTAGAATTGAAATAGATGGGGTTGTTCATCGGTTAACAAAGGGCAAAGCTTTTCTAGTGACTGTCCCCAGTATACACAGGTACTATTATCCGGAAGAAGGCACCGAACCTTGGGAAGTTTTATGGCTCAATCTACGGGGTCCTTTAGCGATTTCACTTTGGAGCCAACTCGCCGCTCATTGCGGTCCAATTGTAGAACTCCCCCAGGAATCGGTTTCGATGGATTTATTGTGGAGTATATTCAAGGACATACAGGTTCATGAAGAAAGAGACTTGCATCTTTTAACGGGAAAAGTCTTTCAGTGGATCTTGTCTATGGAGAAATACCTCAAGAAACCAAATTTGTTAACCACCTATATAAAAAATGACAAGCTTCACGCCGCTATTCAATTTATGAAGGATGATCTGCATAATAACAATCTAAGCTTAGACGATGTCGCCGCTCATGTTGGCGTTTCCAAACATCATCTTTGCAGACTGTTTCAAAAAAACATCAATCTTTCACCCTTTGAGTATTTAAAAAGACGGCGGATCGAGTTGGCAGCTTCTAAACTTAAAACAACAGATTTGACCATCAACCAGATCGCCACGGAAACCGGATTTGACAATGCCAGCTATTTTGGAAAAGTTTTCCGATCTTATTTTGGGGTCAATCCTTCGACGTACCGAGAACAGGATCTAGAGTTCCTAACCAAGCATGTGTTTTTCGAAAATTAA
- a CDS encoding carbohydrate ABC transporter permease, whose protein sequence is MGLLGIAFLLPFLWMLSTSFKLEKDVFNFPIQWLPQQWNLIENYKQVWSGDFARYYGNSIYITLTTTIINVLICSLAAYGFSKLRFPGRDAMFVVILALYMVPPQASLVPQFLLFNWLNLIDTHIGLILINSFSIIGAFMLKQFFMGVNNEYLESARMDGAGHLRSFLQIAFPLIRPAVATYAILRFIWTWNDYQYPLIFLKSKELFTIQLGIRLFGDQYGDVYSLMMAGAVSAILPLLIIFALGQKQVIEGIALGGVKG, encoded by the coding sequence ATGGGACTGCTAGGTATCGCATTTCTTTTACCGTTTCTATGGATGTTATCCACTTCCTTTAAACTGGAGAAAGATGTGTTTAATTTTCCGATTCAATGGCTGCCGCAGCAGTGGAACCTCATTGAAAATTACAAACAGGTTTGGTCAGGTGACTTCGCTCGTTATTACGGAAATTCCATTTATATTACGCTGACCACGACTATAATTAATGTGCTGATATGTTCACTGGCTGCTTATGGATTCTCCAAGCTGCGTTTTCCGGGTAGAGATGCGATGTTTGTAGTTATATTGGCACTTTACATGGTTCCTCCGCAGGCTTCGCTGGTTCCACAGTTTCTACTGTTTAACTGGCTGAATCTGATTGATACGCATATAGGATTGATCTTAATTAACAGCTTTAGTATTATCGGTGCGTTTATGCTCAAGCAATTTTTTATGGGGGTAAACAACGAGTATCTTGAATCAGCGCGGATGGATGGAGCAGGTCATCTTCGCTCTTTTCTACAAATTGCATTTCCGCTGATCCGTCCCGCTGTAGCTACTTATGCTATTTTGCGGTTTATCTGGACCTGGAACGACTATCAATATCCACTCATTTTTTTAAAGTCTAAAGAGCTGTTTACCATTCAGTTAGGAATCCGGTTGTTTGGGGACCAATACGGGGATGTATATTCGCTCATGATGGCTGGAGCGGTATCCGCAATTCTGCCGTTGTTGATCATTTTTGCTCTCGGCCAGAAGCAGGTTATCGAGGGGATTGCCCTCGGAGGCGTGAAAGGATAA
- a CDS encoding MATE family efflux transporter — translation MTLFAGGFAIVLNFALEQLVRSEGASKESMYGIFISTALSLIFDPLFILVLNWHVAGAALAMVLANVGSAIYYVYFLETKSEHLRGFLKHFKISVRDQLEVYKIGVSELLQFSFLIVSTLLLNNYSIHYGENVVAGFGVALRIVQVPEFLSMGLFLGLIPLFAFNFASNNMARLKSTIKHAFAYIGGIAIVFVSLVFLFRGTILHFFSNDPSVLSMGTYILVAMLISALFNGFTGLFMSIFQATGQGVPTNIMAITQGVLFIPMIIVLHSVFGLHGVIWSMTITEVITSLMGVILFVIFSKKLKSTAGAGKGVVEVASV, via the coding sequence TTGACTCTTTTTGCTGGTGGATTTGCGATAGTTCTGAATTTTGCCCTGGAACAGCTAGTCCGCTCGGAAGGTGCCTCCAAAGAATCTATGTACGGCATCTTCATCAGTACGGCCTTAAGTTTGATTTTTGATCCGCTATTTATTCTTGTGCTGAACTGGCATGTGGCTGGAGCTGCCTTGGCGATGGTGTTAGCAAATGTGGGTTCCGCGATTTATTACGTCTATTTTTTAGAAACGAAAAGTGAGCATTTAAGAGGATTTTTGAAGCATTTCAAGATATCTGTTCGAGATCAATTAGAAGTGTACAAAATAGGTGTATCTGAGTTATTGCAATTTAGTTTTTTAATTGTGAGCACACTTTTGCTAAATAACTACTCAATTCATTATGGAGAGAATGTGGTAGCTGGATTCGGTGTGGCGTTAAGAATTGTGCAAGTTCCGGAATTTTTATCAATGGGTTTATTCTTAGGCTTGATTCCACTATTTGCGTTTAACTTTGCTAGTAACAATATGGCGAGACTTAAATCAACGATTAAACATGCTTTTGCCTATATCGGAGGCATTGCTATTGTATTTGTAAGTCTAGTGTTTCTGTTTAGAGGAACGATCCTTCATTTCTTCTCTAATGACCCTTCAGTGTTAAGTATGGGAACTTATATTTTGGTAGCTATGCTAATCTCTGCTTTATTTAATGGTTTTACGGGTTTGTTTATGAGTATTTTTCAAGCGACCGGACAGGGAGTACCAACCAACATTATGGCCATCACACAGGGCGTATTGTTTATCCCTATGATTATCGTGTTACATTCTGTCTTTGGACTACATGGTGTGATCTGGTCAATGACCATAACAGAAGTTATAACGAGCTTGATGGGCGTCATATTGTTTGTTATTTTTAGTAAAAAACTGAAAAGTACAGCTGGAGCTGGAAAAGGTGTTGTAGAGGTTGCGTCCGTGTAA
- a CDS encoding DNA polymerase IV has protein sequence MLKDRVILLSDCQAFYASVEKAAHPEYRDKPVAVGDPTRMNGIVLAACPIAKAKGVTTASRVGEALAKCPELIVIRPRMGTYIKVSLLISEIYRTYTDLVEPYSIDEQFLDVTGSLAYFGGSLQDMIHKIQHHVLLSTGVWTRVGIGSTKVMAKMATDNYAKKMKDGIYELTFDQLETTLWRLPVQDMFMVASRMTKNFWRMGITTIGDIARMELSEFKQRMRTTMGKQSDIQAEYYWQTARGLDPSPVVTGMRHQIKSVGHGKALRWNLYTRHTDIEVVLLELVIEVCQRARRYRYMGSVVSISVLETDGERSNSYERQMTLPEPTSLTHEVAAAAQKLFADNWSGLPIGRLAISLSNLSDDSVIQLTLFDDRIRAYNKERTIDQIKARYGSKALIRASSMLESGVALERAEQIGGHYK, from the coding sequence ATGCTTAAGGATCGCGTCATTCTACTGTCTGACTGCCAGGCATTTTACGCTTCTGTGGAGAAAGCTGCCCATCCTGAATATCGAGATAAACCTGTTGCAGTTGGGGATCCGACAAGAATGAACGGTATTGTGTTGGCGGCTTGCCCGATTGCAAAAGCAAAGGGTGTAACAACGGCTTCGCGTGTAGGTGAAGCTTTAGCAAAATGCCCAGAGCTAATCGTAATACGCCCACGCATGGGGACTTACATTAAAGTATCGCTCTTGATATCAGAGATTTACCGGACATATACCGATCTGGTAGAACCCTACAGTATCGATGAGCAGTTTCTGGATGTCACAGGATCTCTTGCATATTTCGGAGGATCTCTGCAGGATATGATTCATAAAATTCAGCATCATGTTTTACTTTCGACTGGAGTCTGGACTCGGGTAGGCATTGGATCTACTAAGGTTATGGCAAAGATGGCGACAGATAACTACGCCAAAAAGATGAAGGATGGGATATACGAACTTACTTTTGACCAATTAGAGACGACCCTTTGGAGACTTCCTGTACAGGATATGTTTATGGTAGCGTCTAGAATGACCAAGAATTTTTGGCGTATGGGTATAACCACAATTGGAGACATTGCGCGAATGGAACTGTCAGAGTTTAAGCAACGAATGCGAACCACCATGGGTAAGCAGAGTGATATCCAAGCGGAATATTATTGGCAAACTGCGCGCGGGCTAGATCCTAGTCCAGTGGTCACAGGAATGCGTCATCAGATCAAATCAGTGGGACATGGCAAGGCTCTGCGTTGGAATTTATACACCCGGCATACGGATATTGAGGTTGTGTTGCTTGAACTCGTCATTGAAGTATGTCAGCGAGCGCGGCGGTATCGTTATATGGGATCGGTGGTATCTATTTCAGTTTTGGAGACGGACGGAGAGCGTTCAAACTCTTACGAGCGCCAGATGACATTGCCCGAACCAACATCATTAACGCACGAAGTAGCTGCAGCTGCGCAAAAATTATTTGCAGACAACTGGTCGGGCCTTCCCATAGGTCGATTAGCGATTTCCTTGTCTAACCTATCTGATGATAGCGTCATCCAACTTACACTCTTTGATGACAGGATTCGGGCTTACAACAAAGAACGCACAATCGATCAAATAAAAGCTCGTTATGGCAGTAAAGCTCTAATCAGAGCTTCATCTATGCTTGAATCCGGTGTTGCCCTAGAAAGAGCTGAACAGATTGGAGGTCACTATAAATGA
- a CDS encoding extracellular solute-binding protein — MKKKLLSVLIITSMALSLAACGGNAKTNNAGATNAPDAGGNKEPAAAEKVTLKLSTWQTEAKAKWSTIIAEFEKTHPDIHVEVDLLNEKGDSVASMQKLDLMAAASDPLDIVELPYTNYSQRADIGLLAPMDDYIQKEGYKLSDEYLVDTTVNGKIYALPSSMQRWFVLLNKGMLDEAGLPVPTDWTWADFEEYAKKLTKGEGAAKRFGAYLHNWPDYFQLQLMSKSADNTFLKADGTSNALDPQFKASLQMMKKMMYEDKSATPYEDIISQKLAYRNQYFNSLSAMLPMGDWMVAESGGTDAIPATFVTAFAPLPRLDSESKHYSPMQATYMGIAAKSKHKEAAYTFVRWYTSEGLEIGGRVFSGWAKSDANKLVDTIVSGSKDLSKIDVDSLKYTMENTKSGAAPVPAKYADEAKNIIIPEAEMYLLGQQDLDVTVVNIDKKITEVVQNNSGK, encoded by the coding sequence ATGAAAAAGAAATTATTATCCGTGCTTATCATCACATCGATGGCGTTGTCATTGGCCGCTTGCGGCGGAAATGCGAAAACAAATAATGCAGGAGCGACCAATGCGCCTGATGCTGGTGGAAATAAAGAGCCTGCAGCAGCGGAGAAGGTTACTCTGAAGCTGAGTACCTGGCAGACGGAAGCCAAAGCGAAGTGGAGTACGATTATCGCCGAGTTTGAGAAGACGCATCCCGACATTCATGTGGAAGTAGATCTGCTGAATGAAAAAGGTGATTCTGTAGCCTCCATGCAAAAGCTGGATTTGATGGCTGCTGCGAGCGACCCACTGGATATTGTCGAACTGCCCTATACCAACTATTCGCAGCGTGCGGATATCGGTTTGTTAGCACCGATGGACGACTATATTCAGAAAGAAGGGTATAAGCTCTCAGATGAATACCTGGTGGACACTACGGTCAATGGCAAAATCTATGCGTTACCGTCTTCCATGCAGCGCTGGTTCGTGCTCCTTAACAAAGGAATGTTAGATGAAGCTGGTCTGCCGGTTCCGACCGACTGGACCTGGGCGGATTTCGAAGAGTATGCCAAGAAATTGACCAAGGGTGAGGGTGCGGCAAAGCGTTTTGGAGCGTATCTGCATAATTGGCCGGATTATTTCCAGCTCCAGCTGATGAGCAAGTCTGCGGACAATACTTTTCTAAAAGCAGACGGAACCTCCAATGCGCTGGACCCGCAGTTTAAGGCAAGTCTGCAGATGATGAAGAAAATGATGTACGAAGATAAGAGCGCCACTCCTTATGAGGATATTATTTCGCAAAAGCTGGCTTACCGGAATCAGTATTTCAACAGTTTATCAGCGATGCTTCCGATGGGAGACTGGATGGTTGCGGAATCGGGCGGAACGGATGCCATCCCGGCAACCTTTGTTACAGCGTTTGCGCCACTCCCTCGGCTTGATAGTGAGAGCAAACATTACTCACCCATGCAGGCGACCTATATGGGAATAGCCGCTAAATCCAAGCATAAGGAAGCAGCTTACACCTTTGTGCGCTGGTATACCTCAGAAGGACTGGAAATAGGCGGACGTGTCTTCTCTGGCTGGGCGAAATCGGATGCTAACAAGCTGGTGGATACGATTGTGAGTGGCTCCAAGGATCTCTCTAAGATTGATGTCGATTCCCTGAAATATACGATGGAGAACACGAAATCTGGTGCGGCGCCGGTTCCGGCTAAATATGCGGATGAAGCCAAGAACATCATTATTCCGGAAGCGGAGATGTACCTTCTTGGCCAACAGGATCTAGATGTTACAGTCGTCAATATCGATAAGAAAATTACGGAAGTCGTTCAGAACAATAGCGGAAAGTAA
- a CDS encoding sugar ABC transporter permease encodes MIRKKGLHLKMDTREAIAGYLFVAPLMLGLIILTLIPVLGSLLLSFTDWNFVAGLGGIRFAGVDNFIRLFHDDAFMKSLQNNLLFIITVPVTIIIALLLAILIDKHVFLKDLFKVIYFLPYISSVVAIAMVWQVMFHPSLGPVNQFLMSLGWNNPPKWLADIHYALPSLMMIQIWIQLGYNIIIFIAGLQSIPKDLYEAADIDGANVWRKFRNITVPCISPTTFFLLVTGVIGSFKIFDLIQVLTQGGPANSTTVIVYELYDTAFNQLKTGYASSMALVLFLICLIITALQMLAQKKWVNY; translated from the coding sequence ATGATACGAAAAAAAGGGCTTCATCTAAAAATGGATACGCGCGAAGCGATCGCTGGGTATTTATTCGTCGCTCCGCTTATGCTGGGGCTGATCATCTTGACGTTGATCCCGGTGCTGGGTTCGCTGCTGTTAAGCTTCACGGACTGGAACTTTGTGGCTGGTTTAGGGGGGATCCGGTTCGCGGGCGTGGATAATTTCATAAGACTGTTTCATGATGATGCTTTTATGAAAAGCTTGCAGAACAATTTGCTCTTTATCATCACGGTGCCGGTTACGATCATCATTGCTCTACTGCTGGCCATTCTGATTGATAAACATGTTTTCCTTAAGGATTTGTTTAAAGTGATCTATTTCCTTCCATACATCTCCAGTGTAGTTGCCATCGCTATGGTTTGGCAGGTTATGTTCCATCCCTCACTAGGACCTGTTAATCAATTTCTGATGTCGCTGGGATGGAATAATCCGCCCAAATGGCTGGCTGATATCCATTATGCTCTGCCGTCACTTATGATGATCCAGATATGGATTCAGCTAGGTTACAACATTATTATTTTTATCGCTGGTTTACAGAGTATTCCGAAGGATCTTTATGAAGCGGCCGATATTGATGGCGCAAACGTCTGGCGGAAATTCCGCAATATCACGGTTCCCTGCATTTCGCCAACTACGTTTTTCCTGCTGGTTACGGGGGTCATCGGCTCATTTAAGATCTTTGATCTGATCCAAGTACTGACACAGGGCGGACCGGCTAACTCCACGACCGTTATCGTTTATGAGCTATATGACACTGCCTTCAACCAGTTGAAGACTGGTTATGCCTCTAGCATGGCACTTGTCCTGTTCCTCATCTGCCTGATCATTACAGCCCTGCAGATGTTAGCGCAAAAAAAATGGGTCAATTATTAA